The proteins below come from a single Methanothrix thermoacetophila PT genomic window:
- a CDS encoding TIGR00341 family protein, which produces MELRLIEVVLPERDLGDLEKLLEGRGEVLDVTLLRSLGPYRYPVLGVWKERFSTEEIIVRILTSAEKTEGLTDLISEKFANVDGFRINIIPVAATIPNIPENAEPIQPEVSPEEHKRPKERISREELYSSIETAAKLTKVYIAMIVLSSIIAAAGLLSNNVVVIIGAMVVAPLMGPNVALALATTLGDLTLARNALKTNLVGISLAVILSVALGLILPVDPSMPEISSRTSVGFAEVIVAFASGCAGVLAFTTAAPAVIIGVAVAVSLLPPLVAFGLLLGAGYVSYATGALLLFLVNLISVNLAGVATFIAQGIFPRNWWEADRAKSATFVALMLWALLLAALLSFILASRI; this is translated from the coding sequence ATGGAGCTTCGTCTGATCGAGGTTGTCCTTCCTGAAAGAGATCTCGGGGATTTGGAGAAGCTGCTCGAAGGTAGGGGTGAGGTTCTCGATGTCACGCTGCTGCGATCCCTCGGCCCCTACAGGTACCCTGTTCTGGGCGTCTGGAAAGAGCGCTTCTCCACGGAAGAGATAATCGTGAGAATACTCACATCCGCTGAGAAGACCGAGGGTCTGACCGACTTAATATCAGAGAAATTTGCAAATGTGGATGGATTCAGGATAAACATCATCCCCGTTGCAGCCACGATACCGAACATCCCGGAAAATGCAGAGCCCATTCAACCAGAGGTATCTCCAGAGGAGCACAAGAGACCCAAAGAGAGGATCAGCCGGGAAGAGCTCTACTCGTCCATAGAGACCGCAGCGAAGCTGACGAAGGTTTACATCGCCATGATAGTCCTCTCGTCCATCATAGCCGCAGCCGGCCTGCTCAGCAACAATGTTGTGGTTATAATTGGCGCGATGGTTGTGGCGCCACTTATGGGCCCAAATGTCGCCCTGGCGCTTGCCACCACACTCGGCGATCTAACGCTGGCAAGAAACGCACTCAAGACAAACCTCGTGGGAATATCGCTTGCCGTAATCCTGTCAGTTGCTCTTGGACTTATTCTACCTGTTGATCCATCGATGCCTGAGATCAGCTCCAGAACCAGCGTCGGGTTTGCAGAGGTCATTGTAGCGTTCGCCTCAGGCTGTGCAGGCGTCCTGGCGTTCACCACTGCAGCGCCGGCCGTGATCATCGGCGTGGCCGTCGCGGTCTCACTCCTGCCGCCGCTTGTCGCTTTTGGCCTGCTCCTAGGTGCGGGGTATGTATCATATGCAACCGGCGCGCTTCTTCTCTTTCTTGTTAACCTCATATCCGTCAACCTTGCCGGTGTTGCAACATTTATAGCGCAAGGGATCTTCCCGAGGAACTGGTGGGAGGCGGATAGAGCCAAAAGTGCAACGTTTGTCGCGTTGATGCTCTGGGCGCTGCTTCTCGCAGCCCTGCTCTCGTTTATATTGGCTTCCCGGATCTGA